The following coding sequences lie in one Anomaloglossus baeobatrachus isolate aAnoBae1 chromosome 7, aAnoBae1.hap1, whole genome shotgun sequence genomic window:
- the LOC142246815 gene encoding taste receptor type 2 member 9-like — MPSTGWMLLLVFGMLDSVTTFVLNIHILVASAKSLRTRQKMNPPDLIYLVIGVVNIALQCLLSYQGILCVFSLPSLFNQKVFYPTIVGNLTLLYFTNWLTAWLCVYYCVTISNLNHPFFLWSKRNISMYLPHLLLLSAAGCFLISLPAIWMATVQVNRQSPVNSTIGLIFISGACHLQPIYIQTALFMGCCMPFLLILVSIMVTNTSLLRHLYKMRQNHSGLSQTKDQAHVNAIRTMWCFLIISIIFYISENVFFSMSLNPEDPYTIFSWLIFMSFPVAESLVIIFANTKLRKQIMAMILWFSRKS, encoded by the coding sequence ATGCCGTCTACAGGATGGATGCTTCTTCTAGTCTTCGGCATGTTGGACAGTGTGACTACATTTGTTTTGAACATACACATCTTGGTGGCTAGTGCCAAAAGCCTGAGAACCAGACAGAAGATGAATCCTCCCGACCTAATCTACCTTGTCATAGGAGTGGTGAACATCGCTCTCCAGTGTTTGCTCAGCTACCAGGGTATATTATGCGTTTTCTCACTTCCTTCACTGTTCAATCAGAAGGTCTTTTACCCCACCATTGTGGGCAACCTGACACTCCTATATTTCACCAACTGGCTCACCGCCTGGCTCTGCGTCTATTACTGTGTCACCATCTCTAACTTAAATCATCCGTTTTTTCTCTGGTCAAAGAGGAACATCTCAATGTATCTACCACATCTTCTTCTTCTATCAGCAGCTGGATGTTTTTTAATCAGTCTTCCTGCCATCTGGATGGCAACTGTGCAAGTCAATCGACAATCTCCTGTGAATAGCACCATTGGCCTCATATTTATCAGTGGGGCTTGCCATCTTCAGCCCATTTACATACAAACTGCTCTATTTATGGGGTGCTGCATGCCATTTCTACTTATCCTGGTCTCTATCATGGTGACCAACACTTCACTTTTAAGACATCTATACAAGATGAGGCAGAATCATTCTGGATTATCCCAAACCAAAGACCAAGCTCACGTTAATGCTATAAGAACCATGTGGTGTTTCCTTATAATTTCCATTATATTCTACATAAGTGAGAATGTGTTCTTTTCAATGAGCCTCAACCCTGAAGATCCTTACACAATTTTCAGCTGGTTGATATTTATGTCTTTTCCAGTAGCCGAGTCTCTCGTCATTATCTTTGCCAACACCAAGTTAAGGAAGCAAATCATGGCGATGATCCTGTGGTTTTCTAGAAAGTCATAG